From the Opitutus sp. ER46 genome, one window contains:
- a CDS encoding trehalase family glycosidase: MRLAMGDGFAPAAQRDARPSDARRVASKLRLLLGAFGVGVLVTAASAAIVGDLAAGMTDHATPPDVVASRPAGPSAAEIGAQLREALLREADQPVKANWSPMLRYLADLHARSILPARAHLPYPYQTMGPGYQDGTVFGHIDLTHERLDTVRALPQHVRNQIYNELAGQQPDGLIPGIVLFKPGDIASWKTFKGFPPIWVIAVDAYVEETGDTPVLRKCRDALIRQIGWFERQRAVAGGGFFYIDQREGTWESGIDEGVRYDERLTTPAAAVDASAHVFMLYEHAANWSRALGQPAREWEQKARALQDFIRRELWDPQTGFFYDAWTVREPARRRLAFEGMWPVVVGAATAEQARRVIDEHLLNPREFFTPHPIATVARSDAKFELRMWRGPAWNSMTYWAARGCARYGRGDAAHRILEAALDGTATQFERTGTIWEFHHPERGDEESLRRKPTRNLPCRDYVGHNPLFAMADLWRRTMPAPAPLGRVDHPRRGVEEPVFADAGGGGDAALGGCDESTATPGPHEAVAVATSRRRRAPDPARKRKSAPRKKGAAPQPAPAGRPEITWSLMHPVKPDPAYMKDVIAAAAAYQVDSFEICGDVHCNGNLDGAIRFRDYPTVADTIDARKVEENIRVLREIVALAHASGRPVYYWHREVMVPRAVVEKLPGLLDENGEFNLLGEAYHALVRSKIREFFDHVPDLDGLVLTLTESDYSVIHNSDPERYPPAQVVQRILETFAAELHVRGKRLVLRSFGSIAQDYEDILAGAAAARTTVPFEIETKITPYDFSPFLPTNPYLRRTEQCTLGAEYDSIGEFLGAGYLPAPDPARVLQTVAYARQQGVNRHVIRVDRIGHAAFRSTQAINLFAFERAIRDPAATADDVWRDWAWTHWAGCPDEMIAVMKRGIEMVKRTHFIDGNVIFHAFPIPPDWKWIKAGGILSTFSPARSLAVHPNMWGILPDRTTPSRAALLREKDEAVELAAAGLQAVDALRDRLSPEEYQTAHAAWQRAVVVTRTIRAWCRCIAAYFDDLEQGGRGQPSLGAALAAANAELAPFLPASGATIAPDLAGAHEYGQEGPAEDSIEAAYLSPIGALLRQLSSEYEAEQAERAAWQGRPGLVDFVVAGGFLDDIRVDRPMHASHAHLLAGRPVRVVGNRVFPNGAIEVRLRAPAHRPARLIITGNPAAAGQFKLTVQGVTQTAVFPAAGEYGWDLPATPSDAGAALSVPEGRNEATREIVVRIQKSGLEYPALHGIGIVAC, encoded by the coding sequence ATGAGACTGGCCATGGGCGACGGCTTCGCACCGGCCGCGCAGAGGGACGCGCGACCGTCGGACGCGCGGCGTGTGGCCTCGAAGCTCCGCCTGCTCCTGGGTGCGTTCGGCGTGGGTGTGCTCGTGACGGCGGCGAGCGCGGCCATCGTCGGCGATCTGGCCGCCGGGATGACCGATCACGCGACACCACCCGACGTGGTGGCCAGCCGTCCGGCGGGGCCGAGCGCGGCCGAGATCGGCGCGCAGCTCAGAGAGGCGTTGCTCCGCGAGGCGGACCAGCCCGTGAAGGCCAACTGGTCGCCGATGCTGCGGTACCTGGCAGATCTGCACGCGCGCAGCATCCTTCCCGCTCGCGCCCACCTGCCATACCCGTACCAGACCATGGGGCCCGGCTATCAGGACGGGACGGTTTTCGGGCACATCGACCTCACCCATGAACGGCTCGATACCGTGCGCGCGCTGCCCCAGCACGTCCGCAACCAGATCTACAACGAACTGGCCGGCCAGCAGCCCGACGGACTCATCCCGGGCATTGTGCTGTTCAAACCGGGCGACATCGCGAGTTGGAAGACCTTCAAGGGTTTTCCGCCCATCTGGGTGATCGCGGTGGATGCCTACGTGGAAGAGACCGGCGACACGCCGGTGCTGCGCAAGTGCCGGGACGCGCTGATCCGGCAGATCGGCTGGTTCGAGCGCCAGCGTGCCGTGGCGGGGGGCGGCTTCTTCTATATCGACCAGCGCGAAGGCACCTGGGAAAGCGGCATCGACGAAGGGGTGCGCTACGATGAGCGGCTGACCACGCCGGCGGCGGCGGTCGACGCGTCCGCGCACGTTTTCATGCTCTATGAGCACGCGGCAAACTGGAGCCGCGCGCTCGGCCAACCCGCGCGCGAATGGGAGCAGAAGGCTCGCGCGCTCCAGGACTTCATCCGCCGCGAACTCTGGGATCCCCAGACGGGATTCTTTTATGACGCCTGGACCGTGCGTGAGCCCGCGCGCCGCCGTCTCGCGTTCGAGGGCATGTGGCCGGTCGTGGTGGGCGCCGCGACCGCGGAGCAGGCTCGGCGCGTCATCGACGAGCATCTGCTCAACCCCCGGGAGTTCTTCACGCCGCATCCCATCGCGACCGTCGCGCGATCTGACGCCAAGTTCGAGCTGCGGATGTGGCGCGGTCCGGCGTGGAACAGCATGACCTACTGGGCCGCGCGCGGCTGTGCCCGCTATGGCCGCGGCGACGCGGCGCATCGCATCCTTGAGGCGGCGCTCGACGGCACCGCCACGCAGTTTGAGCGCACGGGCACGATCTGGGAGTTCCACCATCCCGAGCGCGGGGACGAGGAATCCCTCAGGCGCAAGCCCACGCGCAACCTGCCGTGCCGCGACTACGTGGGCCACAACCCGCTCTTCGCGATGGCGGACCTCTGGCGTCGGACGATGCCGGCGCCGGCGCCGTTAGGCCGGGTTGACCATCCGCGCCGCGGCGTCGAAGAGCCGGTGTTCGCGGACGCCGGGGGGGGGGGGGACGCCGCGTTGGGCGGGTGCGACGAGTCCACGGCGACGCCCGGGCCGCATGAGGCCGTCGCGGTGGCGACGTCGCGTCGGCGACGGGCGCCCGACCCGGCCCGGAAACGCAAGTCCGCGCCGAGGAAGAAGGGCGCGGCCCCGCAGCCGGCGCCGGCGGGGCGGCCGGAGATCACCTGGTCGCTCATGCACCCGGTGAAGCCGGATCCCGCCTACATGAAGGACGTCATCGCGGCCGCCGCGGCGTACCAGGTCGACAGCTTCGAGATCTGCGGGGACGTGCACTGCAACGGCAACCTCGACGGCGCAATCCGGTTTCGCGATTACCCGACCGTGGCGGACACGATCGACGCCCGGAAGGTGGAGGAGAACATCAGGGTGCTCCGCGAGATCGTGGCGCTCGCCCACGCCTCCGGCCGGCCGGTCTATTACTGGCACCGCGAGGTCATGGTGCCGCGCGCCGTGGTCGAAAAGCTCCCGGGCCTGCTCGACGAAAACGGCGAGTTCAATCTACTGGGCGAGGCGTATCACGCGCTCGTCCGCTCCAAGATCCGCGAATTCTTCGACCACGTGCCGGACCTCGACGGCCTGGTCCTGACGCTGACCGAGTCGGACTACTCCGTCATCCACAACTCCGATCCGGAGCGCTATCCGCCGGCGCAGGTGGTGCAGCGCATCCTGGAAACCTTCGCGGCGGAGCTGCACGTCCGCGGAAAGCGCCTAGTCCTGCGGAGCTTCGGGTCCATTGCGCAGGACTATGAGGACATCCTCGCGGGCGCCGCGGCGGCGCGGACGACGGTGCCGTTTGAGATCGAGACGAAGATCACGCCGTATGACTTCAGCCCCTTTCTGCCGACCAACCCGTACCTGCGGCGGACGGAACAGTGCACGCTTGGCGCGGAATACGACTCGATTGGGGAGTTTCTCGGCGCGGGTTACCTGCCGGCCCCGGATCCGGCCCGCGTCCTCCAGACGGTCGCCTACGCGCGGCAGCAGGGCGTCAACCGCCATGTGATCCGCGTCGATCGCATCGGCCACGCCGCCTTCCGCTCCACGCAGGCGATCAATCTGTTCGCCTTCGAGCGGGCGATCCGCGATCCCGCCGCGACCGCCGACGACGTGTGGCGTGACTGGGCGTGGACGCATTGGGCCGGCTGTCCCGACGAGATGATCGCCGTGATGAAACGGGGCATCGAAATGGTGAAGCGGACGCACTTCATCGACGGAAATGTGATTTTCCACGCGTTTCCCATTCCGCCGGACTGGAAATGGATCAAGGCGGGAGGAATCCTCTCCACCTTTTCACCGGCACGCAGCCTGGCCGTGCATCCCAACATGTGGGGCATCCTGCCCGACCGCACGACGCCAAGCCGCGCCGCCCTGTTGCGCGAGAAGGACGAGGCGGTCGAGTTGGCGGCCGCAGGCTTGCAGGCCGTCGACGCGCTGCGCGACCGCTTGTCGCCGGAGGAGTACCAGACGGCACACGCGGCGTGGCAGCGTGCCGTCGTCGTCACCCGCACCATTCGGGCCTGGTGCCGCTGCATTGCGGCGTATTTCGACGACCTGGAGCAGGGCGGACGGGGGCAGCCGTCACTCGGCGCGGCGCTGGCGGCCGCGAACGCTGAGCTCGCTCCCTTCCTCCCGGCGAGCGGCGCCACGATCGCGCCAGACCTGGCGGGGGCGCATGAGTACGGACAAGAAGGTCCGGCGGAGGACAGCATCGAGGCGGCCTATCTTTCGCCGATCGGGGCGTTGCTGCGGCAGTTGTCGTCCGAGTACGAAGCCGAACAGGCCGAGCGCGCCGCGTGGCAGGGGCGGCCGGGTCTCGTCGATTTCGTCGTCGCGGGCGGATTCCTGGACGACATCCGCGTCGATCGTCCGATGCACGCCAGCCATGCGCATCTGCTCGCAGGGCGTCCGGTTCGCGTCGTCGGCAATCGCGTGTTTCCCAACGGGGCCATCGAAGTGCGGCTGCGCGCACCCGCCCATCGGCCGGCCCGCCTTATCATCACGGGCAACCCCGCCGCGGCGGGACAGTTCAAACTCACGGTCCAGGGGGTGACGCAAACGGCCGTCTTTCCCGCCGCGGGCGAATATGGCTGGGATCTCCCCGCCACCCCGAGCGACGCTGGAGCGGCGCTTTCCGTGCCGGAGGGGCGCAACGAAGCGACGCGCGAGATCGTCGTGCGCATTCAGAAGTCCGGCCTCGAATATCCCGCCCTGCATGGCATCGGCATCGTTGCCTGCTAG
- a CDS encoding sulfatase, giving the protein MFHSTPSALVFLSLAAVAVGSAAMPDPRPNVVLIVSDDHGREALGCYGNPVVKTPALDALAADGTRFSRAFCTTASCSPSRSVILTGQQNHRNGMYGLEHDDSHFSSFSTVKSLPVRLAQAGYRTARVGKFHVAPASVYAFQTILSPGAANDPATIGRSPVEMAELARGVITAPDDRPFFLYYATDDPHRMNAVLPNGRPTFDTYPRPNSFGNRPEGRPGVTPVVYRPEDVIVPNYLPDTPETRAELAEYYQSISRMDQGIGRLIAELKAAGKYDSTLIIYISDNGAPFPGAKTTLYDVGMQLPCLVRAPGRQHPGAVQDGMVTWADLVPTILDFAGVPAPAAEFDGRSFRAGVDGGPLPGWNEAYASHTFHGITMYYPMRVVRTPQYKLIVNLASELPFPNANDLIHSPTWISATQRPDPMLGRRSIEQFLHRPRVELYDVQQDPDEIHNLADDPATQAAKSELLAKLKQWQAATKDPWLHKWKYE; this is encoded by the coding sequence ATGTTCCATTCGACTCCTTCCGCGCTTGTCTTCCTCTCCCTTGCCGCCGTGGCGGTGGGCAGTGCCGCGATGCCGGACCCGCGGCCGAATGTGGTGTTGATCGTTTCCGACGACCATGGGCGCGAAGCCCTGGGTTGTTACGGCAACCCCGTCGTCAAGACGCCGGCGCTGGACGCGCTGGCGGCGGACGGGACCCGGTTTTCACGCGCGTTCTGCACCACCGCCAGCTGCAGCCCGTCCCGCTCCGTCATTCTGACGGGCCAGCAGAACCACCGGAATGGCATGTATGGTCTCGAGCATGACGACAGCCACTTCTCCTCGTTTTCCACCGTGAAAAGCCTGCCGGTCCGGTTGGCGCAGGCGGGCTACCGGACTGCGCGCGTGGGCAAGTTCCACGTCGCGCCGGCGTCCGTGTATGCGTTCCAGACCATCCTTTCGCCCGGCGCGGCAAACGATCCGGCGACGATCGGACGGAGCCCGGTGGAGATGGCCGAACTCGCCCGCGGCGTTATCACCGCGCCGGACGACCGCCCGTTCTTCCTCTATTACGCCACCGACGACCCGCACCGGATGAACGCCGTCCTGCCGAACGGCCGGCCGACCTTCGACACCTACCCCCGGCCGAATTCCTTCGGCAACCGGCCCGAAGGCCGGCCGGGCGTCACCCCGGTGGTGTACCGCCCCGAGGACGTCATTGTCCCCAACTATCTGCCCGACACGCCCGAGACGCGGGCGGAACTGGCGGAGTACTACCAGTCCATTTCCCGGATGGACCAAGGGATCGGCCGGCTCATCGCCGAACTCAAGGCGGCCGGAAAGTACGATTCCACGCTCATCATCTACATCTCGGACAACGGCGCGCCATTCCCGGGCGCAAAGACGACGCTGTACGACGTCGGCATGCAGCTTCCCTGCCTCGTGCGGGCCCCGGGCCGGCAGCATCCCGGCGCCGTGCAGGACGGAATGGTGACCTGGGCCGACCTCGTACCGACGATCCTCGACTTCGCCGGCGTGCCCGCGCCGGCGGCTGAGTTTGACGGGCGTTCGTTCCGGGCCGGCGTCGATGGCGGGCCGCTGCCCGGATGGAACGAGGCGTATGCCTCGCACACCTTCCACGGGATCACGATGTATTACCCCATGCGGGTGGTGCGCACGCCGCAGTACAAGCTGATCGTCAACCTCGCGAGCGAGCTGCCGTTCCCGAACGCCAACGACCTCATCCACTCGCCGACCTGGATCAGCGCCACCCAGCGACCGGACCCGATGCTCGGCCGGCGCTCGATCGAGCAGTTCCTGCATCGGCCGCGCGTTGAGCTTTACGACGTGCAGCAGGACCCGGATGAGATTCACAATCTGGCCGACGATCCCGCGACCCAGGCCGCCAAGTCGGAACTGTTGGCGAAGCTGAAGCAGTGGCAGGCGGCGACGAAGGATCCCTGGCTGCACAAATGGAAATATGAGTGA
- a CDS encoding TIM-barrel domain-containing protein, whose product MNRGSENPARVRGVCTVALPPDRAVRGAVPVRTRASLPVVFPRHPVRSLLSRLALPLACLLGPTTRAAFLEQSAGEIRLSNAQATLVIAPSPWRMELRDSRGTAQFTEAQPPALQIDGNWAALAAVTAAEPVDATTARLRVTLSDARPATVEVRTFGPHGFRIVVRAEGAAVTAIRGATAIAPVEEVYGFGEMWNGHVAQRGQAFDQWDRGGTPDECAYMPYYVSTRNYAWFLNYGGRVHFDVGQRRADQLTFEAPASVVDLTLVSGPSLPATVRNFLTQIGLPRMPPRWTYQPWFWLMGDPDLPGAKIDTLRGEHFVAMVRKLRELSIPVGVTWFEPPWQDARTTFVPNPVFSPDLPGLVRELRTMGVRTLAWTVPYTTPTASNWKEAVAHDYLAANPNAPAATAPTKISGTGELVGTNYYNAIDFFHPEAVRWWQKQIERSLALGFSGFKLDAGQDLEPDARLHGGRVGKDVHNSYALEYNRAFFAVLQQHLGDDFLMVPRAAWVGSSAYTNFKWPGDLSGSFANNGLPSSVFSSLSLAFCGLPFVSTDIGGFDDQPAPEDAWLRWAQFGAMLPGMQTLHMPWWYSPEALRHFRYLAWLHTDLTPLWMSLAQEAAATGAPVCRPLVWSFQDDVDCWRVDDEFTVGDALLVAPMLNRNPERSVYLPAGRWHDFWDDRETVTGPVRINWFKGWTARDKFPVFIREGAIIPLEVENEYSGFGWAESAGYVTLAIWPRRSGSSAFTLHDTEGPVPITVAREGDQLRVQWGPTQRNHLLRIHLDGELPTAVRAGVLDLARFTSLTAFRRGGEGWCFDADTRKLWVRQPRDGAAGALTVALQTTP is encoded by the coding sequence CGGTTCGATCCCTCCTTTCCCGGCTCGCGCTGCCTCTGGCCTGCCTGCTGGGGCCCACGACCCGCGCGGCCTTTCTGGAGCAGTCGGCCGGCGAGATCAGGCTGTCCAACGCGCAGGCCACGCTCGTCATCGCGCCGTCGCCCTGGCGCATGGAACTGCGGGACAGCCGCGGGACGGCCCAGTTCACCGAGGCGCAGCCGCCTGCGCTGCAGATCGACGGCAACTGGGCGGCGCTCGCCGCCGTCACGGCCGCCGAGCCCGTCGACGCGACGACCGCCCGGCTGCGCGTCACCCTTTCCGACGCGCGGCCCGCGACGGTGGAGGTCCGGACTTTCGGACCGCATGGCTTCAGGATCGTCGTCCGCGCCGAGGGCGCCGCGGTCACTGCCATCCGCGGCGCAACCGCGATCGCGCCGGTCGAGGAGGTGTACGGGTTTGGCGAGATGTGGAACGGCCACGTTGCCCAGCGCGGCCAGGCATTCGACCAGTGGGATCGCGGCGGCACGCCCGACGAGTGCGCGTACATGCCGTACTACGTCTCCACGCGCAACTACGCCTGGTTCCTGAACTATGGCGGCCGGGTGCATTTTGATGTCGGTCAGCGCCGCGCCGACCAGCTGACGTTCGAGGCGCCCGCGTCCGTGGTCGACCTCACGCTCGTTTCCGGCCCGAGCCTGCCGGCGACCGTCCGGAATTTTCTCACCCAGATCGGACTGCCGCGGATGCCGCCGCGGTGGACGTACCAGCCCTGGTTCTGGCTGATGGGCGACCCGGACCTGCCCGGCGCGAAGATCGACACCCTGCGGGGCGAACACTTCGTAGCCATGGTCCGCAAGTTGCGGGAGCTCTCGATCCCCGTGGGCGTCACCTGGTTCGAGCCGCCCTGGCAGGACGCCCGTACGACCTTCGTGCCCAATCCGGTGTTCAGCCCGGACCTCCCCGGTCTGGTGCGCGAACTTCGGACGATGGGGGTGCGCACGCTGGCGTGGACGGTGCCATACACCACGCCCACGGCGTCGAACTGGAAGGAAGCCGTCGCGCACGACTATCTGGCCGCGAACCCGAACGCACCGGCCGCCACCGCACCCACCAAAATCTCCGGCACCGGCGAACTCGTGGGTACGAACTACTACAACGCGATCGACTTCTTTCACCCGGAGGCGGTGCGCTGGTGGCAAAAGCAGATCGAGCGCAGCCTCGCGCTCGGGTTCAGCGGGTTCAAATTGGACGCCGGTCAGGACCTCGAGCCGGATGCCCGGCTCCACGGCGGGCGCGTCGGGAAGGACGTCCACAATTCCTATGCGCTGGAATACAACCGCGCGTTCTTCGCCGTCCTGCAGCAGCATCTGGGCGACGATTTCCTGATGGTCCCGCGGGCGGCCTGGGTGGGTTCGTCGGCGTACACCAACTTCAAGTGGCCGGGCGACCTCAGCGGCAGCTTCGCGAACAACGGCCTGCCCTCCTCCGTATTCTCCTCGCTCTCGCTGGCGTTCTGCGGGCTGCCGTTCGTCTCGACCGATATCGGCGGGTTCGACGACCAGCCGGCGCCGGAGGATGCGTGGCTGCGCTGGGCGCAATTCGGCGCGATGCTCCCCGGCATGCAGACGCTGCACATGCCCTGGTGGTACTCGCCGGAGGCGCTGCGGCATTTCCGGTACCTGGCCTGGCTGCACACCGACCTGACGCCGCTCTGGATGAGCCTCGCGCAGGAGGCCGCGGCGACGGGCGCGCCGGTGTGTCGCCCGTTGGTGTGGAGCTTCCAGGACGACGTCGACTGCTGGCGCGTGGACGATGAGTTCACCGTCGGCGACGCGCTGCTGGTGGCGCCCATGCTGAACCGGAATCCGGAGCGCAGCGTGTACCTGCCGGCGGGCCGGTGGCATGATTTTTGGGACGACCGCGAGACCGTGACGGGTCCCGTGCGGATCAACTGGTTCAAGGGATGGACGGCCCGGGACAAGTTTCCGGTGTTCATCCGCGAGGGCGCCATCATTCCCTTGGAGGTGGAGAATGAATACAGCGGGTTCGGCTGGGCCGAGTCCGCGGGGTACGTCACGCTGGCGATCTGGCCGCGCCGCAGCGGCTCCAGTGCGTTCACGCTCCACGATACCGAGGGCCCGGTCCCCATCACGGTTGCGCGTGAGGGCGACCAACTGCGGGTGCAGTGGGGCCCGACCCAGCGCAACCATCTCCTCCGCATCCATCTCGACGGCGAGTTGCCCACTGCCGTCCGGGCCGGAGTCCTGGACCTCGCTCGGTTCACCTCGCTCACCGCGTTTCGCCGGGGCGGCGAGGGGTGGTGCTTCGACGCCGACACCCGGAAACTCTGGGTGCGCCAACCCCGCGATGGGGCGGCCGGTGCTCTGACCGTGGCTCTGCAAACGACGCCATAG